GAATTTGCCCATCTGTCTCATCCTTTCGTTCATCATTCGCATATTACGAGGCCGTCTGGGCGGTGGCCCGTGTCCGTTTTTTCGCCTCTTTATACGTAATAAATTCTTTATTGTCCTCGTCCCAAAGCCGGTACTTCAGTGATTTAAGGCTTGTGGCAAGCGTGATCTTCGTCGCGTGCTGCAATGGTGGTGTTGCTTCGTGTGCTTCCGGCAGCTTGTAGTTTGGGACTCTCGGACTGAGGTGGTGCACATGATGGTAGCCGATGTTTCCTGTCAGCCACTGCAATACCTTGGGCAGTTCATAGAAGGAGCTGCCGTCAATGGCTGCGTGCACATAGCTCCACTCTTCATCATGTTCAAAATATGTCTCTTCAAACTGGTGCTGCACGTAAAACAGCCAAATCCCGAGAGAACCCGCAAGCCAGGCAATGGGTCCCTGAATCAAAAGGAACGACTGCCAGCCAAGGAGAAGCATCATACCGGCATAGAAGCCTGCAATCAGAAGGTTCGTTACGTGGGTATTGATCCGTTCTTTACGGCGTGCCTGTTTCACATTAAAGCGGTATTGAATGAAGAACACGGCGATCGGCCCGATACCGAGCATCATCACCGGATTCCGGTACACACGGTAACTGAGACGTTTCAGCCAGTGGGCCTCTTCGTATTCGTCAACGGTCATGATCCACATATCACCGGTACCCCGCTTGTCGAGGTTGCTGCTTGAAGCATGGTGCGCATTATGTGTGTTCTTCCACTGTTCATAAGGAACGTGGGTCAGTGCACCTGTTATGGTTCCCATTATATCATTAGCACGGCGGCTTTTGAAAAAAGACTGGTGACAGCAGTCATGAAAAATGATGAAGGTCCGTACAAGAAATCCCGCTGCCAGGATCATAAAGGGTACAGCAAGCCAGTAAGACACGGACAGACTGAGATAAGCAAGGGTCCACAGCAGGGCGTATGGAACAAGCGTATTCAATATCTGTTTCAGGCTCGTCTGTTCATCGGTGACTTCAAAAGGTTTCATGGCTTTTTTCAATTCCTGGATCTTCGGATGTTGACTCATAGTGGGGCCTCCTTATGTCGTTCTTACTTATTACACTAAGAGTAACCCCTATAAGCATGTTGTATAAGTCATAACCGTCAGAACTGATATATGACAA
This genomic window from [Bacillus] selenitireducens MLS10 contains:
- a CDS encoding fatty acid desaturase, which codes for MSQHPKIQELKKAMKPFEVTDEQTSLKQILNTLVPYALLWTLAYLSLSVSYWLAVPFMILAAGFLVRTFIIFHDCCHQSFFKSRRANDIMGTITGALTHVPYEQWKNTHNAHHASSSNLDKRGTGDMWIMTVDEYEEAHWLKRLSYRVYRNPVMMLGIGPIAVFFIQYRFNVKQARRKERINTHVTNLLIAGFYAGMMLLLGWQSFLLIQGPIAWLAGSLGIWLFYVQHQFEETYFEHDEEWSYVHAAIDGSSFYELPKVLQWLTGNIGYHHVHHLSPRVPNYKLPEAHEATPPLQHATKITLATSLKSLKYRLWDEDNKEFITYKEAKKRTRATAQTAS